In one Methylocaldum szegediense genomic region, the following are encoded:
- a CDS encoding ATP-binding protein — translation MLSKSLTPYQRPQAQVLRQRLAEPRRFIQVVAGPRQVGKTTLVQQVIEEAGILAHFASADEPTLKGAEWIAAQWEAARLMAGGEGAVLVLDEVQKIPGWSETVKRLWDEDTRKRVNLRVVLLGSAPLLIQRGLTESLAGRFEVIRLPHWSFAEMEAAFGWSVDEYIFYGAYPGAAPLIDEPERWRAYILDSLIETTISRDVLLLARVDKPALLRRLFELGCRYSGQILSYNKMLGQLQDAGNTTTLAHYLDLLAGAGMLVGLPKFAGEVVRSRGSSPKLQVLNTALFSALSGRTFEEARTDREYWGRLAESAVGAHLANGASVGACELFYWRERNHEVDFVVRRGQQVTAIEVKTGKPRDARSGLQAFAEAFGEVRPLIVGEGGIPVDEFLRRPVEYWVSS, via the coding sequence ATGTTGAGTAAATCGTTAACCCCGTATCAGCGTCCCCAGGCCCAGGTCCTGCGGCAAAGGCTGGCCGAGCCACGGCGCTTCATTCAGGTCGTCGCTGGTCCGCGGCAGGTAGGCAAGACCACTCTCGTGCAGCAGGTGATTGAGGAGGCCGGCATCCTGGCTCACTTCGCCAGCGCCGACGAGCCAACGCTGAAGGGAGCGGAGTGGATCGCCGCTCAGTGGGAGGCGGCTCGGCTGATGGCTGGTGGTGAGGGTGCCGTCCTCGTGCTCGACGAGGTGCAGAAGATCCCCGGCTGGTCGGAGACAGTGAAGCGGCTTTGGGATGAGGATACGCGCAAACGTGTGAACCTGCGGGTTGTTTTGCTCGGTTCGGCACCTCTGCTGATTCAGCGGGGGCTTACTGAGAGCCTTGCGGGTCGCTTCGAAGTGATTCGGTTGCCTCATTGGTCCTTCGCGGAGATGGAGGCGGCTTTCGGCTGGTCAGTGGACGAGTACATTTTCTACGGGGCCTATCCCGGTGCGGCGCCTCTCATCGACGAGCCGGAGCGGTGGCGCGCTTACATCCTTGATTCGCTGATCGAGACCACCATTTCCCGTGACGTGCTGCTACTTGCGCGCGTAGACAAGCCGGCACTGCTGCGACGTCTGTTCGAGCTCGGCTGCCGCTACTCGGGGCAGATTCTGTCCTACAACAAGATGCTCGGGCAGCTCCAGGACGCGGGGAACACTACCACGCTGGCGCATTATCTCGACTTGCTGGCCGGTGCGGGGATGTTGGTCGGCTTGCCCAAGTTCGCGGGCGAAGTGGTGCGCAGCCGTGGGTCGAGCCCGAAGCTGCAGGTGCTCAATACCGCGCTGTTCTCGGCCTTGAGCGGCCGAACCTTCGAAGAGGCGCGGACCGATCGCGAGTACTGGGGCAGGCTGGCAGAATCGGCAGTAGGCGCGCATCTCGCTAACGGGGCGTCCGTTGGTGCCTGTGAGCTTTTCTACTGGCGGGAGCGCAATCATGAAGTGGATTTTGTGGTCCGCCGCGGACAACAGGTGACCGCCATCGAGGTCAAGACCGGGAAGCCGCGCGATGCCCGCAGCGGCCTGCAGGCCTTCGCCGAGGCGTTCGGCGAGGTACGTCCTCTGATCGTGGGCGAGGGCGGCATTCCCGTGGACGAGTTTTTGCGCAGACCCGTGGAATACTGGGTAAGTTCGTGA
- the istA gene encoding IS21 family transposase, with protein MLTQEQSVEIKVLARQGHGIKAIARELGVSRNTVRKYLRSESALPRYRLRAPRPCKLDPFKAYLQQRIEAARPHWIPATVLLRELRERGYAGGISQLKAYLAPFKRRPEEPVVRFETPPGRQMQADFTTIRRGRDPLKAFVATLGFSRATFVRFSDREDSAAWLTGLREALHYFGGVPEEVLFDNAGAIITERDAYGEGRHRWHPALYALAGAYGFRPKVCRPYRAQTKGKVERFNGYLKASFITPLAATLKSAGLTLDVETANAQIGPWLDQVAHQRVHGTTGVQPAVRLAEERLALRPLPVQAPQGLPAPQRHVGRVLPHDSLQHPLSVYDQLLEVTA; from the coding sequence ATGTTGACTCAGGAGCAGTCAGTGGAGATCAAAGTATTGGCCCGACAGGGCCATGGCATCAAAGCCATCGCGCGGGAGCTGGGCGTCTCGCGCAACACGGTACGCAAGTACCTGCGCAGCGAAAGCGCGTTGCCCCGGTACCGGCTGCGGGCGCCCCGCCCCTGCAAGTTGGATCCCTTCAAAGCCTATCTGCAGCAACGCATCGAGGCGGCACGTCCGCATTGGATTCCGGCCACGGTGCTGCTGCGAGAGCTTCGTGAACGGGGCTATGCAGGCGGCATCAGCCAGCTCAAGGCGTATCTCGCCCCCTTCAAACGGCGACCGGAAGAACCGGTGGTCCGCTTTGAAACCCCACCGGGCCGCCAGATGCAGGCCGATTTCACGACGATCCGGCGGGGGCGCGATCCGCTCAAAGCCTTCGTGGCCACGCTGGGGTTCAGTCGCGCCACGTTCGTGCGCTTTTCCGACCGCGAGGACAGCGCGGCCTGGTTGACGGGGCTGCGCGAGGCCCTCCACTACTTCGGCGGGGTGCCCGAAGAGGTGCTGTTCGACAATGCCGGCGCCATCATCACCGAACGGGACGCCTACGGTGAAGGCCGGCACCGCTGGCACCCGGCCCTGTACGCGCTGGCCGGGGCGTATGGCTTCCGGCCCAAGGTCTGCCGGCCGTACCGGGCCCAAACCAAGGGCAAGGTGGAGCGCTTCAACGGATACCTGAAAGCCAGCTTCATCACGCCACTGGCGGCCACGCTCAAGAGCGCCGGCTTGACACTCGATGTCGAGACCGCCAATGCCCAGATCGGCCCCTGGCTCGATCAGGTGGCGCATCAACGGGTGCACGGCACCACCGGCGTACAGCCCGCGGTGCGATTGGCCGAAGAGCGCCTCGCCCTGCGGCCGTTGCCGGTTCAGGCACCCCAAGGCTTGCCGGCACCCCAGCGGCACGTTGGCCGCGTCTTGCCCCATGACAGCCTGCAACATCCCCTGTCGGTGTACGACCAGTTGCTGGAGGTGACGGCATGA
- a CDS encoding M48 family metalloprotease, whose translation MTNEQFEALVGRLEHQAQSKPGRYRLKVFLLAMLGNAYVGAMLLLMIALMAVLIASIMVLKALAVKLIILVGLFLWMIVKALWVKMDPPEGAEIKPREAPELFAMIEGLRRQLSAPRFHHVLITDDFNAGVVQSPRLGIFGWPRNYLLIGLPLIKTLNKEQFKAVLAHEFGHLAKGHGRMSNWIYRQRARWESLLAVLDATQSKGSFLFKPFLAWFAPYFNAYSFPMARANEYEADATSARLTSPQAVAEALTSVNVVGSYLAERYWPQIYKQADEQPQPGFAPYFGLGQRVATELDAVSVQAWLDRAMARPTDLADTHPALSDRLKAIGVPPRLVLPAMGQAADRLLGDALQAITESFDRRWTSDILPSWEERYRKVQDDRRQLAELNARVEAGSELTVQEAYDRARLTETIGNDVDAALAQFRALYERAPDHALACFGLGVCLLSRDDASGCALIEHAMGLDENLIVNGCEQLRDYYWRNGSKEEAHAWLQRMVERSQLLEAAIEERNKLWLGDRFEHHGLSEDVVNELRAALMAIPGLRKAYLVRKRVKHLAHLPCYVLGYRVTGFFQLHSKRRAMEVLRQIQESVPFPGETLIMNVEGANCRFGRKFRRIRGARIL comes from the coding sequence ATGACTAACGAACAGTTCGAAGCTCTGGTCGGCAGACTCGAGCATCAAGCGCAGAGCAAGCCGGGTCGTTATCGCCTCAAAGTGTTCCTGCTGGCGATGCTTGGCAACGCCTATGTCGGTGCGATGCTGTTGTTGATGATTGCGCTGATGGCGGTGCTGATTGCATCGATCATGGTGCTCAAGGCTCTTGCCGTAAAGCTGATCATCCTCGTCGGACTCTTCCTCTGGATGATCGTCAAGGCGCTATGGGTGAAGATGGACCCACCGGAAGGCGCCGAAATCAAACCTCGGGAGGCGCCTGAGCTGTTCGCCATGATCGAAGGGTTGCGCCGCCAGTTGAGCGCGCCACGCTTTCACCATGTTCTGATCACCGACGATTTCAACGCCGGCGTGGTGCAATCGCCGCGCCTCGGCATCTTTGGCTGGCCTCGAAACTACCTGCTCATCGGCTTGCCCCTCATAAAAACCTTGAACAAGGAGCAGTTCAAGGCCGTGCTCGCGCATGAATTCGGTCATCTCGCCAAGGGGCACGGGCGCATGTCGAATTGGATCTACCGTCAGCGCGCGCGTTGGGAGAGCCTTCTGGCCGTTCTGGACGCTACCCAGAGCAAGGGCAGTTTTCTCTTCAAGCCCTTTCTGGCCTGGTTCGCGCCCTACTTTAATGCCTATTCTTTCCCTATGGCCCGGGCAAACGAATACGAGGCCGATGCCACGTCCGCCCGGCTGACTTCGCCGCAGGCAGTGGCCGAGGCCCTCACCAGCGTCAACGTCGTCGGCAGCTATTTGGCCGAGCGATACTGGCCACAGATCTATAAACAAGCCGACGAACAGCCGCAACCCGGCTTTGCGCCCTATTTCGGCCTAGGCCAGCGGGTTGCTACGGAACTGGACGCGGTATCGGTCCAAGCGTGGCTGGATCGGGCGATGGCCCGACCAACGGACTTGGCGGATACCCACCCCGCACTGAGTGATCGTCTCAAGGCGATCGGCGTGCCCCCGCGCCTGGTCCTTCCGGCCATGGGCCAGGCGGCCGACCGACTCCTCGGTGACGCGCTGCAAGCGATTACCGAGAGCTTCGACCGACGTTGGACGAGCGACATCTTGCCTTCCTGGGAGGAGCGCTACCGGAAGGTTCAGGACGACCGCCGACAACTGGCCGAATTAAACGCGCGAGTCGAGGCAGGGTCCGAACTGACCGTGCAGGAGGCATACGATCGCGCAAGACTGACCGAAACCATCGGCAATGATGTCGATGCTGCCTTGGCCCAGTTCCGAGCTCTGTATGAACGCGCCCCTGACCATGCACTGGCCTGCTTTGGGTTAGGCGTTTGCTTGCTGAGTCGTGATGATGCCAGTGGCTGTGCGTTGATCGAACACGCCATGGGTCTCGATGAGAACTTGATCGTGAACGGCTGCGAGCAGCTGCGTGACTACTACTGGCGTAACGGTAGCAAGGAAGAGGCTCATGCCTGGCTCCAGCGTATGGTCGAACGTTCGCAGTTACTGGAGGCCGCCATTGAGGAGCGAAACAAACTATGGTTGGGCGATCGATTCGAGCATCATGGGCTTTCAGAGGACGTCGTTAATGAACTGCGCGCTGCCTTAATGGCTATACCGGGCTTGCGCAAGGCTTACCTAGTAAGAAAGCGCGTCAAACATCTCGCACATCTGCCTTGCTATGTGTTGGGTTATCGCGTCACCGGTTTTTTTCAGCTGCACAGCAAGCGGCGTGCGATGGAAGTCTTGCGCCAGATTCAGGAATCAGTGCCTTTCCCGGGCGAGACGTTGATCATGAATGTGGAAGGTGCGAATTGTCGGTTTGGCAGGAAGTTTCGGCGGATACGTGGAGCAAGGATTCTGTGA
- a CDS encoding transposase, producing the protein MQNNLRLLSLPPYAPELDPVEHLWDELREKAFYFLVFDSMDALARIFHQLPLAGTPSPPYLGLLMHHGLKNGITAGLSACAGMESQNPCSTYPPKLPAKPTIRTFHIHDQRLARERH; encoded by the coding sequence TTGCAAAACAATCTGCGCCTGTTGTCGCTGCCGCCCTATGCGCCTGAACTCGACCCGGTTGAGCACCTATGGGATGAACTTCGCGAGAAGGCGTTTTACTTCCTGGTCTTCGATAGCATGGATGCCCTAGCCCGGATATTTCATCAACTCCCTCTCGCGGGCACTCCATCACCGCCTTATCTTGGATTGTTAATGCACCATGGATTGAAAAATGGAATAACCGCTGGCCTGAGCGCTTGTGCGGGAATGGAATCACAGAATCCTTGCTCCACGTATCCGCCGAAACTTCCTGCCAAACCGACAATTCGCACCTTCCACATTCATGATCAACGTCTCGCCCGGGAAAGGCACTGA
- a CDS encoding DUF3732 domain-containing protein produces MHQWFVQRSRPVPRFIFFDQPSQVYFPADKDIADGSMDQVPDDDRQRVVQMFSLIFQAVEQVEPSLQVIIVEHADLNEQWYREAIVERWRGGMKLVPDDWPRVDQP; encoded by the coding sequence TTGCATCAATGGTTTGTGCAGCGTTCACGACCTGTACCTCGCTTTATCTTCTTTGACCAACCTTCACAGGTGTACTTCCCAGCTGATAAAGACATCGCTGACGGCTCAATGGATCAAGTACCAGATGACGATCGTCAACGTGTCGTTCAAATGTTCAGTTTGATTTTCCAAGCAGTCGAACAGGTCGAACCGTCTCTACAAGTAATCATCGTGGAGCATGCTGATCTCAATGAGCAGTGGTATCGCGAGGCCATCGTAGAGCGTTGGCGCGGCGGCATGAAGCTGGTGCCTGACGATTGGCCGAGGGTTGACCAACCATGA
- the istB gene encoding IS21-like element helper ATPase IstB, with translation MNLQHARITELSQSLKLERIGSDWPHLAQQAADREESFADFLEKLLIAEAKARAERTRQTLLKMATLPVVKTLEQYDFAFSLGAPRAQLQELAGLSFIERTENIVLLGPSGVGKTHLAIALAYRAVMAGLKTRFVTAADLMLQLTAAHRQERLKEYFNRVVMAPRLLVIDEIGYLPLGRDEANLFFNVVAKRYERGSLILTSNLPFTQWAGTFADDQTLTAAMLDRLLHHAHIVQITGDSYRLKDKRKAGTTPPQTAAVE, from the coding sequence ATGAATCTGCAGCACGCCCGGATTACCGAACTCAGCCAAAGCCTGAAGCTCGAGCGGATCGGGTCGGACTGGCCCCACCTGGCCCAGCAGGCCGCCGATCGCGAGGAGAGCTTTGCCGACTTCCTCGAGAAACTGCTCATCGCCGAGGCCAAGGCCCGCGCCGAACGCACCCGGCAGACCTTGCTCAAGATGGCCACCTTGCCGGTCGTGAAGACTTTGGAGCAGTACGACTTTGCTTTCTCCTTGGGAGCGCCCCGGGCCCAGCTCCAGGAACTGGCGGGTTTGAGCTTTATCGAGCGCACCGAGAACATCGTCCTGCTCGGCCCCAGCGGGGTTGGTAAAACCCATCTGGCGATCGCCTTGGCCTACCGCGCGGTGATGGCCGGCCTCAAGACACGCTTCGTCACCGCCGCCGATCTGATGTTGCAACTCACCGCCGCACACCGCCAGGAGCGTCTCAAGGAGTACTTCAACCGGGTCGTGATGGCGCCCAGGCTGTTGGTCATCGATGAGATCGGCTATCTGCCGCTCGGACGTGACGAAGCGAATCTCTTCTTCAACGTCGTCGCCAAGCGCTACGAGCGCGGCAGCCTGATTCTCACCAGCAACCTGCCGTTCACCCAGTGGGCGGGCACCTTTGCCGATGATCAGACCCTGACGGCCGCGATGCTGGATCGGCTCCTGCATCACGCCCACATCGTGCAAATCACCGGCGACAGTTACCGATTGAAGGACAAGCGCAAGGCAGGAACAACCCCGCCGCAGACAGCGGCCGTCGAATAA
- a CDS encoding Fic family protein, whose amino-acid sequence MKADSGAARAGLYMRQLSGYRAFIPAPLPPVPPIRINAPLMAALSQADRALGRLDGSIHTLPHPDLFVAMYVRKEAVLSSQIEGTQSSLQDVLAAEAKILTPGLPADVDEVLNYVAAMNYGLDRLRELPVSTRLIREIHKRLLHNVRGGNLTPGELRRTQNWIGPRGCTINEATFVPPPPDVVPQAMADLEKFLHSESDLPLLIRIGLAHAQFETIHPFLDGNGRVGRLLITLLLCEQKALTRPVLYLSHYFKRRRQAYYDHLQAVRDEGAWERWLHFFLRGVYEVSQQATETARRILSLREQHRDLITAELGRSAANGHRVLEYLYRSPIITVARVRDLIGVTSPAANELVARFQEHGILHEITGQKRNRRFAYQSYIDLFHTD is encoded by the coding sequence ATGAAAGCCGATTCCGGGGCAGCAAGGGCGGGCCTGTACATGCGCCAGTTAAGCGGCTACCGGGCGTTCATCCCTGCACCTTTGCCTCCTGTTCCGCCCATCCGCATTAATGCCCCGCTCATGGCTGCTCTTTCCCAGGCCGACCGCGCCCTCGGCCGACTCGACGGGTCGATTCATACACTGCCCCACCCAGATCTGTTCGTCGCCATGTACGTTCGCAAGGAAGCGGTGCTTTCCAGTCAGATCGAAGGTACGCAAAGTTCGTTGCAGGATGTACTGGCTGCCGAGGCGAAAATACTCACTCCCGGCTTGCCGGCTGATGTGGATGAGGTTCTCAACTACGTTGCTGCCATGAACTATGGACTGGACCGGCTCCGTGAGTTGCCCGTCTCCACTCGTCTCATTCGTGAGATCCATAAGCGGCTGCTCCACAACGTGCGGGGTGGCAATCTTACCCCCGGTGAGTTGCGCCGTACCCAGAACTGGATTGGCCCCAGGGGTTGTACCATCAATGAGGCCACTTTCGTTCCCCCGCCGCCCGACGTGGTGCCTCAAGCGATGGCCGATCTAGAAAAGTTTCTCCACAGCGAGTCCGACTTGCCGTTGTTGATCCGCATCGGGCTGGCACACGCCCAGTTCGAGACCATTCACCCCTTTCTCGATGGCAATGGCCGCGTGGGGCGCCTACTTATCACCTTACTCCTGTGCGAGCAAAAAGCATTGACCAGGCCCGTTTTGTACCTATCCCACTACTTCAAACGCCGCCGCCAGGCATACTACGACCATCTACAGGCAGTCCGCGACGAGGGCGCCTGGGAGCGATGGCTCCACTTTTTCCTGAGAGGTGTTTACGAGGTTAGCCAACAGGCTACGGAAACGGCTCGGCGCATCCTTTCCTTGCGTGAGCAGCATCGCGATTTGATCACCGCCGAACTAGGGCGCAGCGCGGCCAACGGCCATCGGGTTCTGGAATACCTATACCGGTCGCCTATCATCACCGTCGCCAGGGTGCGCGACTTGATCGGTGTGACCAGTCCGGCCGCCAACGAGCTGGTGGCCCGCTTCCAGGAGCACGGTATCCTCCACGAGATCACCGGCCAAAAACGTAACCGCCGTTTCGCCTACCAGAGCTATATCGACCTTTTCCACACCGACTAA
- the mltF gene encoding membrane-bound lytic murein transglycosylase MltF: MNLCKVMPFGLNLKDTLGRSLDHAITVDEKRKFIRGQQEKSLFKESRLLNFLAYLFIAASFSGCTQETSQPLTQLKRIKQSGELRVVTRYGPSTYYESINGAVGLEHDLAELFAKRLDVKVKFIVADSVKQAIQTLTEGKADIAAAGLLVDETRKTKLRFAPPYRTLSEQVLYSDSRPRPKSIADLADGVLEVSAGSGHLSTLKAQKRKYRQLNWRVNFDQDVHELLFLVSKGLVDYTVANSDQALIMRRFYPNLRVAFDIGKPRELAWALPMSEDGSLYDETVRFFEEVKENKTLDQLVDRYYGHAEAFDAALDSSLRRDYVTRLPKYKRLFVQAAKRYDLDWRLLAAIAYQESKWRSTAVSAEGVRGLMMLTGVTAKELKVKDRFNPAQSIWGGASYFRQTLANIPPQVEDPDRTWYALAAYNLGYGHIEDARNLVVKRGGDPDKWIEIKKVLPLLSKPRWYRKTKYGKARGAVAVHYVNSIRRYYDLLVWLTEESKVGTMAMVPEKSSEAGA, from the coding sequence ATGAATTTGTGCAAAGTCATGCCCTTCGGTCTAAACCTGAAAGACACCTTGGGCCGAAGTTTAGATCACGCGATAACTGTAGACGAAAAAAGAAAATTTATAAGGGGGCAACAAGAAAAATCACTGTTTAAGGAATCCAGACTTCTCAATTTCCTCGCTTACCTTTTCATCGCAGCTTCTTTTTCGGGATGTACCCAAGAAACATCCCAACCGCTCACCCAGTTGAAACGGATCAAGCAATCCGGTGAACTGCGGGTCGTCACCCGTTATGGACCTTCCACTTATTACGAAAGCATCAACGGCGCGGTAGGTTTAGAGCATGATTTGGCCGAGCTTTTTGCCAAGCGGCTCGACGTCAAAGTCAAATTTATCGTGGCGGATTCGGTCAAACAGGCAATACAAACGCTCACCGAGGGAAAGGCGGATATCGCGGCAGCCGGGTTGTTGGTCGACGAAACGAGAAAAACGAAACTGCGCTTTGCACCACCTTATCGGACTCTTTCTGAACAAGTCTTATACAGCGATAGTCGTCCGCGTCCGAAAAGCATTGCCGATTTGGCCGACGGGGTACTGGAAGTTTCAGCGGGGAGCGGCCATTTGAGCACCCTGAAGGCCCAAAAACGGAAATATCGTCAGCTCAATTGGCGCGTCAATTTTGATCAAGACGTTCACGAACTCCTGTTTCTCGTCAGCAAAGGACTGGTCGATTACACGGTTGCCAATTCGGATCAGGCGCTGATCATGCGTCGCTTTTATCCAAACCTGCGTGTTGCCTTCGATATCGGCAAACCCCGGGAACTCGCCTGGGCTTTGCCCATGTCGGAGGATGGCAGCCTGTACGACGAGACTGTCCGCTTCTTTGAGGAGGTGAAGGAGAACAAGACGCTCGACCAATTAGTTGATCGCTATTACGGCCATGCGGAAGCATTCGATGCGGCTTTGGACAGTTCGTTGCGTCGCGATTATGTGACTCGTCTGCCTAAGTACAAGCGCCTGTTCGTGCAGGCGGCCAAGCGCTATGACCTCGACTGGCGACTTCTGGCGGCTATTGCCTATCAGGAGTCCAAATGGCGTAGCACGGCTGTTTCGGCTGAAGGGGTGCGTGGTCTGATGATGTTGACCGGAGTCACCGCCAAGGAATTGAAGGTAAAAGACCGATTCAATCCCGCTCAAAGCATTTGGGGTGGCGCATCTTATTTTCGGCAGACCTTGGCGAATATTCCGCCGCAGGTCGAGGATCCGGATCGCACCTGGTACGCCTTGGCCGCCTACAACCTTGGGTACGGCCATATCGAGGACGCCAGGAATCTGGTTGTAAAACGCGGTGGCGATCCCGATAAGTGGATCGAGATCAAGAAAGTGCTGCCCTTGCTCAGTAAGCCTCGCTGGTATCGGAAGACCAAGTACGGCAAAGCCCGCGGCGCTGTGGCGGTTCATTACGTCAACAGCATACGGCGGTACTACGATCTTCTGGTTTGGCTTACCGAAGAGAGCAAGGTCGGCACGATGGCCATGGTACCGGAAAAATCCAGCGAGGCAGGAGCTTAG
- the tadA gene encoding tRNA adenosine(34) deaminase TadA: MIPSDEDWMRHALLLAEKASSMGEVPVGAVLVKDDVLIAEGWNCPIGTNDPTAHAEIVALRAAGARLGNYRLVDTVLYVTLEPCVMCMGAIVHARVKRLVFGAPDPKRGAVCSALQLANTEFLNHKVEYRGGVLEEDCGLLLRQFFQERR, translated from the coding sequence ATGATACCGAGTGATGAAGATTGGATGCGCCATGCCCTATTACTTGCCGAAAAGGCCAGCAGCATGGGCGAAGTGCCTGTGGGCGCGGTATTGGTAAAGGACGATGTCCTGATCGCTGAAGGCTGGAATTGTCCCATAGGCACCAACGATCCTACCGCCCATGCGGAAATCGTGGCGCTCAGGGCCGCAGGCGCGCGGCTAGGCAATTATCGGCTGGTCGATACCGTTCTTTACGTGACCCTGGAACCCTGCGTGATGTGCATGGGCGCGATCGTTCACGCGCGCGTAAAGCGGCTCGTGTTCGGCGCCCCGGATCCCAAACGGGGCGCCGTTTGCAGCGCGTTGCAACTCGCCAATACCGAGTTTCTCAACCATAAGGTCGAATACCGTGGCGGCGTCCTGGAGGAGGACTGCGGCCTCCTCCTCAGGCAGTTCTTCCAGGAAAGACGCTAA
- a CDS encoding WYL domain-containing protein produces the protein MGTTQGSVRWGIERRLEFIEFRLFWEGHVNRGDLMAAFGISINQASTDLNRYLGMAPGNMVYDKSARTYVRGDCFEPLFLKPGPASYLSQLRSISDGIVTQEETWIGQMPAFDTVPSPVRGIDAHTLRRVIEAIRTRQALEVEYQSLSNPAPRWRWIAPHAIAFDGFRWHARAYCFTDGCFKDFLLARILGTRDSRPSDIDDSQDADWHTHVTLKIGPHPGLSDAQKKVVALDYGMRDGKASITVRKALLYYTLKRLGLDTDPAARKPSDQQIALLNQEGISMSGHSPPSPS, from the coding sequence GTGGGGACAACGCAAGGCAGCGTTCGGTGGGGCATTGAGCGCCGGCTCGAATTCATTGAGTTCCGGCTGTTCTGGGAAGGCCATGTCAACCGCGGCGACCTGATGGCCGCCTTCGGGATCTCGATCAACCAGGCATCCACCGACCTGAACCGCTACCTCGGCATGGCGCCGGGCAACATGGTCTACGACAAGAGCGCCCGCACCTACGTCCGGGGCGACTGCTTCGAGCCCCTGTTTCTGAAACCGGGCCCGGCCAGCTACCTGTCCCAATTGCGGTCGATCTCCGACGGCATCGTCACGCAGGAGGAAACTTGGATCGGCCAGATGCCGGCCTTCGATACGGTCCCCAGCCCTGTCCGTGGCATCGATGCCCACACGCTGCGCCGGGTCATCGAAGCGATCCGTACCAGGCAGGCGCTGGAAGTCGAGTACCAGTCCCTTTCCAACCCTGCCCCACGCTGGCGCTGGATCGCGCCGCATGCCATCGCGTTCGACGGTTTCCGCTGGCATGCCCGGGCGTACTGCTTCACCGACGGCTGTTTCAAGGACTTCCTGCTGGCGCGCATCCTCGGCACCCGGGACAGCCGCCCCAGCGATATCGACGACAGCCAGGATGCCGACTGGCACACGCACGTCACGCTGAAGATCGGTCCGCACCCGGGCCTGTCCGACGCGCAGAAGAAGGTGGTGGCGCTCGACTATGGCATGCGCGACGGCAAGGCCAGCATCACCGTCCGCAAGGCGCTGCTTTACTACACGCTTAAACGTCTCGGTCTGGATACCGACCCCGCTGCCAGGAAGCCTTCGGACCAGCAGATTGCTCTGCTAAATCAGGAGGGGATCAGTATGTCCGGGCACTCCCCTCCTTCGCCATCCTGA
- the blaOXA gene encoding class D beta-lactamase translates to MDILKRFCLLASLCLCAAVALGDASDLSKFFKNTPGAFVLYDLKNDRYLRYNPVRCKQRFTPHSTFKIPNSLIGLETGVIPNADFVIPWDRQQYPPEEAMSEEWNRDHDLRSAIKYSVVWYYRELAKRVGEARMKKMVQALRYGNQDISGGIDRFWLNSSLAISANEQVAFLKRFYAEKLPVSQRSVKIVKDILVLEKTPEYTLSGKTGGGPRGDGKYLGWFVGYLETRGNVYFFATNVDGDNFAAIREPRVTITRQILTNLGYLPH, encoded by the coding sequence ATGGACATTCTGAAACGATTTTGCCTGCTCGCATCGCTCTGTCTTTGCGCCGCTGTTGCGCTGGGCGATGCGTCGGATTTGAGCAAGTTTTTTAAAAATACCCCTGGAGCGTTTGTTCTTTACGATCTGAAGAACGACCGTTACCTACGCTACAACCCCGTGCGCTGCAAACAGCGTTTTACTCCGCATTCAACGTTCAAAATTCCAAATTCGCTGATCGGGCTGGAAACGGGCGTGATCCCTAATGCCGATTTCGTCATCCCGTGGGATCGCCAGCAATATCCGCCGGAGGAAGCCATGAGTGAAGAATGGAACCGCGATCACGATTTGCGCTCGGCCATCAAATACTCCGTCGTCTGGTACTACAGAGAATTGGCCAAGCGGGTTGGCGAGGCGCGAATGAAGAAGATGGTTCAGGCATTGCGCTACGGCAACCAGGACATCTCCGGAGGCATCGATCGTTTCTGGCTCAACAGCAGTTTGGCGATTTCGGCGAACGAACAGGTGGCGTTTCTCAAACGGTTTTATGCTGAAAAGCTGCCGGTTTCACAGCGTTCGGTGAAGATCGTCAAGGACATTCTGGTTCTCGAAAAAACGCCGGAATATACATTGAGCGGCAAAACGGGCGGTGGGCCACGCGGCGATGGTAAGTATCTGGGCTGGTTCGTGGGCTATTTGGAAACCAGGGGGAACGTGTATTTCTTCGCTACGAACGTGGACGGCGATAATTTCGCAGCGATCCGGGAACCTCGCGTTACGATCACACGGCAAATCCTGACGAACCTGGGCTATCTGCCACATTGA